The following proteins come from a genomic window of Peptoniphilus equinus:
- a CDS encoding acyl-CoA dehydratase activase: MSQSVYTMGIDIGSTATKGVILKDGSEIVGKIVIDVGAGTSGPKRAVEGILEQAGLAREDIQYVMATGYGRNALEIADFQMSELSCHARGAYFLFPHVHTIIDIGGQDAKALKIGDGGVLDNFVMNDKCAAGTGRFLDVIAHVLEVDVSELEELDAKSQNDVAISSTCTVFAESEVISQLAQGTKIEDIVKGIHSAIASRVGSLAKRVGIQDDVIMTGGVALNQGMVRALEANIGHSIHTSELCQLNGALGAALFGYQKYQNKAKKEARQAK; encoded by the coding sequence ATGAGTCAATCCGTTTATACTATGGGTATTGATATTGGTTCCACAGCGACTAAAGGCGTCATTTTAAAAGACGGCTCGGAAATCGTGGGCAAAATTGTCATCGATGTGGGGGCAGGGACCAGCGGGCCTAAGCGTGCCGTGGAAGGCATATTGGAGCAGGCGGGTCTTGCTCGTGAGGATATTCAGTACGTCATGGCCACAGGCTACGGTCGTAATGCCCTGGAGATTGCAGATTTTCAAATGTCTGAGCTCTCCTGTCATGCCCGAGGCGCCTATTTCCTATTTCCCCATGTTCACACCATTATTGACATTGGTGGCCAGGATGCCAAAGCCTTGAAAATTGGGGATGGCGGCGTTTTAGACAACTTTGTCATGAATGATAAATGCGCAGCAGGTACCGGTCGTTTTCTGGATGTTATCGCCCATGTGCTGGAAGTGGATGTATCGGAATTGGAAGAACTGGATGCCAAGAGCCAAAATGATGTGGCTATTTCATCCACCTGTACCGTCTTTGCCGAGTCGGAAGTCATCTCTCAGTTGGCACAGGGCACAAAAATCGAAGATATTGTCAAAGGTATTCACTCTGCCATCGCCAGTCGTGTGGGCTCTTTGGCCAAGCGCGTGGGGATTCAGGATGATGTGATTATGACCGGCGGGGTCGCGCTGAACCAAGGTATGGTTCGTGCGTTGGAAGCTAATATTGGGCACAGTATTCACACGTCGGAACTTTGTCAACTTAATGGAGCCTTAGGGGCTGCACTCTTTGGTTACCAAAAGTATCAAAATAAAGCTAAGAAAGAAGCAAGACAAGCTAAATAA